From Verrucomicrobia bacterium S94, the proteins below share one genomic window:
- a CDS encoding right-handed parallel beta-helix repeat-containing protein: protein MMMGKMVQAGLFLFGVVLGGNAQVAVIDEGFESLSPSETVGINQPIADTGLRLHNHITGEVVTPDPAFISASGLVLQLTTGTNPTGGWGILSADNRPRAVSLIEGEEIILEFDLFVQAVPEGSGNIELSLSFDVGDSVEIPFDAFTGASAGDVLHVSWTNTVTAGMTAASTISPSIGFEGSPQNFSTTGPNGDGTEVNVAQIDHIKLFARPAPTAIYYLDADGGNDSNSGTSPAEAWKTLDKASSVTLAAGEQLLLERGDTFTGKLILDDEAGTAQQPVIIGAYGSGDRPVIDAAQYEAGIRISDVSHVLIRDLEITADSGIGQSPLDGSNMQYRYGVYIKPTSGNAASDVTLTNLYIHHIFPPQESENEGHNPTTYMGSAIEVIGQSGNRSKDIVITDCEISDTGHKFLGLKYCDNVQVLNNYMERIGGPAMVPNNIDDLVVRGNTVNGSGQYTDPRMHGRGSGIWPINCNRVLIENNRFMHARGRYDSCGAHIDIGNKDVIIQYNLSMDNEGGFVEILGVNSNCTYRYNISINDGARRAGVNENGLAQGSGHTILFSGHNFGEQERHGPYNSYIYNNTIYVKEEQLASFSVEQGTLGALVANNIFYIEGELEDESPYWRGDFPANVIEGMVWTNNLYQRGGIFPDWVFEEDDPIYGNPKLANPGGLTESDYIPAPGSIVEGRGIDIPQLPEDPDGIMGGLTVTQDFFGNPIVGQPDIGAVEIGGGISTETGSAFEPWPEEKDGSVEMTAVPGPAGAEYYFAETSGNVGGDDSGWQSFPHYTDTGLLPNTLYSYTVTTRNAAGVEIGTSVEEAVLPVSSPPFPDHIILKDDFSLAVNPENHTAPFPENTWYLVDGNDYRENQSQSVSTYSGWLQLGFGYEEMRLLYCSDRNWSLNHDYEFSGDWKIDTLFENHLGFSVGFGEFDPETRELLHSITNLHVGNLDTPTTNDAGSFTLYLSAEDLQAESVSPSNRVGVYFYRDDDGIEGVQGSPKSDIYLVDNLSVRLYGDDLDEDADGIPDHIEEAVGQDLESDGDYDGDGLLNAEEVLVGTPVDSSNALFTAGISNMTQIVVTEPWVLSNRIYILEQKESLISSNGWKTVDSVSGTEDAGNGDIVFPAAGITNQSFYRVRIEWE from the coding sequence ATGATGATGGGGAAAATGGTACAGGCAGGGTTGTTTCTATTCGGGGTTGTACTGGGTGGAAATGCCCAGGTTGCCGTGATTGACGAGGGGTTTGAATCGCTGTCTCCGAGCGAAACGGTGGGCATCAATCAGCCGATTGCAGATACCGGACTCCGCCTTCATAACCATATAACCGGAGAGGTTGTCACCCCGGATCCGGCTTTTATTTCCGCCTCGGGGCTGGTTCTTCAGCTGACAACCGGAACGAATCCGACGGGCGGGTGGGGTATCCTGTCCGCAGATAATCGTCCGCGGGCGGTTTCGTTGATTGAAGGGGAGGAGATCATTCTGGAGTTCGATCTGTTTGTGCAGGCCGTTCCTGAGGGTAGCGGAAATATCGAACTGAGCCTTTCCTTTGATGTCGGAGATTCTGTGGAGATTCCGTTTGATGCATTTACCGGAGCTTCTGCCGGTGATGTTCTTCATGTTTCGTGGACCAATACGGTTACGGCCGGTATGACCGCCGCATCCACCATCAGTCCCTCGATCGGATTTGAAGGCAGTCCGCAAAATTTTTCAACCACCGGTCCGAACGGCGACGGAACCGAAGTGAACGTGGCGCAGATTGACCATATTAAATTATTTGCACGGCCGGCTCCGACAGCGATTTATTATCTGGATGCCGATGGCGGAAATGACAGCAATTCGGGTACATCTCCCGCTGAAGCCTGGAAGACGCTGGACAAAGCAAGCTCGGTTACGCTTGCGGCCGGTGAACAGCTGCTGCTGGAACGCGGGGATACCTTTACCGGAAAGCTGATACTCGATGATGAAGCCGGAACGGCACAACAGCCTGTTATTATCGGGGCATATGGTTCCGGAGACCGCCCGGTGATTGATGCGGCGCAGTATGAGGCCGGAATTCGGATTTCGGATGTGAGTCATGTTTTGATTCGGGATTTGGAAATTACCGCTGATTCAGGTATCGGGCAGTCTCCACTCGACGGCTCCAATATGCAATATCGCTACGGTGTGTATATCAAACCGACGAGCGGCAATGCGGCCTCGGATGTAACGCTGACGAATCTGTATATTCACCATATTTTCCCTCCGCAGGAATCGGAAAACGAGGGGCATAATCCGACCACGTATATGGGGAGCGCCATTGAGGTGATCGGGCAGTCGGGCAACCGGAGTAAGGATATTGTTATTACGGATTGTGAAATTTCGGACACCGGCCACAAATTCCTCGGGCTGAAATATTGCGACAATGTGCAGGTACTGAACAACTATATGGAGCGGATCGGCGGTCCGGCCATGGTGCCCAATAATATTGATGATTTGGTGGTGCGCGGTAATACGGTGAACGGTTCCGGTCAGTATACGGATCCGCGCATGCATGGCCGCGGAAGCGGTATCTGGCCGATCAACTGTAATCGCGTACTGATCGAAAATAACCGATTTATGCATGCGCGCGGGCGATATGATTCCTGCGGTGCGCATATTGATATCGGGAATAAAGACGTCATTATTCAGTACAATCTCAGTATGGATAATGAAGGCGGTTTTGTCGAAATTCTGGGGGTCAACTCCAACTGTACCTACCGCTATAATATCAGTATCAATGACGGTGCGCGCCGTGCGGGTGTGAATGAAAACGGGCTTGCGCAGGGTAGCGGGCATACCATTCTGTTCAGCGGGCATAATTTCGGAGAACAGGAACGCCATGGCCCCTACAACAGTTATATTTATAACAATACGATTTATGTAAAAGAGGAGCAGCTGGCTTCTTTCTCCGTTGAGCAGGGTACGCTGGGTGCGCTGGTGGCGAATAATATTTTTTATATTGAGGGAGAACTCGAGGATGAAAGCCCCTATTGGCGAGGGGATTTCCCCGCCAATGTGATTGAAGGAATGGTCTGGACCAACAACCTCTATCAGCGCGGCGGTATTTTTCCGGACTGGGTTTTTGAGGAGGACGATCCGATTTATGGTAATCCGAAACTGGCCAATCCGGGCGGTCTGACGGAGTCGGATTATATTCCCGCGCCGGGAAGTATCGTTGAGGGGCGGGGGATTGATATTCCTCAACTTCCCGAAGACCCGGACGGTATTATGGGCGGTCTGACGGTAACTCAGGACTTTTTCGGCAATCCGATTGTCGGGCAGCCGGACATCGGGGCGGTTGAAATCGGGGGCGGCATTTCGACCGAAACCGGATCGGCGTTTGAGCCCTGGCCGGAGGAGAAGGATGGCTCCGTGGAAATGACGGCGGTTCCCGGGCCGGCGGGAGCGGAATATTATTTTGCCGAAACGTCTGGAAATGTCGGCGGTGATGATTCGGGATGGCAGTCTTTTCCTCATTATACGGATACCGGCCTGCTGCCGAATACGCTTTATTCCTACACCGTCACGACACGTAATGCCGCGGGTGTTGAAATCGGAACAAGTGTTGAAGAGGCGGTGCTGCCGGTTTCATCGCCGCCGTTTCCGGATCATATTATTCTAAAGGATGATTTTTCCTTGGCTGTAAATCCGGAAAACCATACGGCTCCATTTCCGGAAAATACCTGGTATCTTGTCGATGGAAATGATTACAGGGAAAATCAGTCTCAGTCGGTGTCCACCTATTCCGGCTGGCTTCAGCTTGGATTCGGCTATGAGGAAATGCGCCTTCTTTACTGCAGCGACCGGAACTGGAGTCTGAATCACGATTATGAATTTTCCGGTGATTGGAAAATTGATACGCTGTTCGAGAATCATCTAGGATTTTCTGTCGGGTTCGGGGAGTTTGATCCGGAGACGAGGGAACTGCTCCATTCGATTACAAATCTGCATGTGGGCAATCTGGATACGCCGACAACAAACGATGCCGGATCATTCACCCTGTATCTTTCGGCGGAGGATCTGCAGGCAGAATCGGTGAGCCCGTCCAATCGCGTGGGTGTTTATTTCTATCGTGATGATGACGGCATAGAAGGTGTACAGGGTTCACCTAAGAGTGATATCTATCTGGTAGATAATCTGTCAGTCCGGCTTTATGGGGATGATCTGGATGAAGATGCTGATGGTATTCCGGACCATATTGAAGAGGCTGTCGGGCAGGATCTTGAATCTGACGGGGATTATGACGGAGACGGTTTGCTGAATGCTGAAGAGGTACTGGTGGGTACACCGGTTGATTCGTCCAACGCACTGTTTACGGCCGGAATATCCAATATGACGCAGATTGTTGTGACTGAACCATGGGTGCTGTCCAACCGTATTTACATTCTGGAGCAAAAAGAATCGCTCATCTCTTCCAATGGCTGGAAAACGGTTGATTCAGTGAGCGGAACGGAGGATGCCGGAAACGGTGATATTGTCTTCCCGGCTGCGGGAATCACGAATCAGTCCTTCTATCGTGTTCGCATCGAATGGGAGTAG
- a CDS encoding AraC family transcriptional regulator: MYSFMERIYWSINLTGKPVCHYIGTGVSEEHNNKTYSLPNLWSIHLYDFEGTLTMEEGCLDVHPGDIGFIPPGKTVTYAVYGTGTHLACHFRLDTDTAVTGQTLPGIMPTGAHYPEFSEALHKVLHLHAPHPLAADVKLWSLLLDAEQLWIKQQQRNSVRHPALEKCIQYIELNLEHTLRIAELTEHAGVSHPYLVHLFRKHQNCTISEYIRQRRMARAKHLLTETDQPVKSIAIDCGFTDLQYFNKCIRKAFGISPRAFR, translated from the coding sequence ATGTATTCATTCATGGAACGAATCTACTGGTCAATCAACCTGACAGGCAAACCGGTCTGTCATTATATCGGCACCGGTGTTTCGGAAGAACACAACAATAAAACCTACAGTCTCCCGAATCTGTGGAGCATCCATCTGTATGATTTCGAAGGAACCCTCACTATGGAAGAGGGGTGCCTTGATGTACACCCCGGCGACATCGGATTTATTCCGCCCGGAAAAACCGTTACTTATGCCGTTTACGGTACCGGCACACACCTTGCCTGTCATTTCCGGTTAGACACCGATACCGCCGTTACCGGCCAGACCCTTCCCGGAATCATGCCGACCGGCGCACATTATCCGGAATTTTCCGAAGCGCTCCATAAGGTGCTCCACCTCCACGCCCCCCATCCGCTGGCCGCCGATGTGAAACTCTGGAGCCTGCTGCTGGATGCTGAACAGCTATGGATAAAACAGCAACAACGCAACAGTGTCCGGCATCCGGCTCTGGAAAAATGTATTCAGTACATTGAACTGAATCTGGAACATACACTGCGGATAGCTGAACTGACGGAACACGCCGGCGTTTCCCATCCTTATCTTGTCCATCTTTTCAGAAAACATCAGAACTGCACCATCAGCGAGTATATCCGGCAGCGCCGCATGGCCCGGGCAAAACACCTTTTAACCGAAACCGATCAGCCGGTGAAATCCATCGCGATCGACTGCGGCTTCACAGATCTCCAGTATTTCAACAAGTGCATCCGCAAAGCGTTCGGCATTTCTCCGCGCGCATTCCGATAA
- a CDS encoding methyltransferase has protein sequence MTMTSKERVRAAFEHKTPDRVPCFMKGVNVAYEKLMKHFGVDSYEAVHDKLDIDVWCVDAPYIGPELPVGKDAEGRREFTHPFGYRYVMHWNGAEYNAHTTYYPLQETKTIEELEAWTWPNPDYFDYEALGRECEKHETRALRIGWPGVYQFVTNLVDAEKLYVDMALEPEYAQYLFDRMVDFELEYYGRMFEAADGRIDILCVCDDYGTQNGMLFSNEMWNQFFAKNTKRLVELAHSYGAFYLQHSCGAVRSIIGNLIDCNVDGLDPIQKVSGMEPEGLKADFGDRLCFHGGIDTQDLLPHGTPEAVKAEAEYFIETLNRDGGYLLGPSQDFEGDVPLENILALYDARGL, from the coding sequence ATGACAATGACATCGAAAGAACGTGTGCGGGCAGCCTTTGAACATAAAACACCGGATCGGGTTCCGTGTTTTATGAAGGGGGTGAATGTGGCCTATGAAAAGCTGATGAAGCATTTCGGAGTGGATTCCTATGAAGCGGTTCACGATAAGCTGGATATTGATGTGTGGTGTGTGGATGCGCCGTATATCGGCCCGGAGCTTCCGGTCGGTAAAGATGCGGAGGGACGCAGGGAATTCACTCATCCGTTCGGATATAGATACGTGATGCACTGGAACGGAGCAGAGTATAATGCACACACAACATACTATCCGCTGCAGGAGACGAAAACCATTGAAGAACTGGAGGCCTGGACCTGGCCGAATCCGGATTATTTTGATTATGAGGCGTTGGGGCGTGAATGTGAAAAGCATGAAACCCGCGCGTTGCGTATCGGCTGGCCGGGTGTTTATCAGTTCGTCACGAATCTGGTGGATGCGGAAAAGCTTTATGTCGATATGGCGCTGGAGCCGGAATATGCACAGTATCTTTTTGACCGGATGGTGGATTTCGAACTCGAATATTACGGGCGCATGTTTGAAGCTGCGGATGGACGGATTGATATTCTGTGTGTCTGTGATGACTACGGGACCCAGAACGGGATGCTGTTCAGTAATGAAATGTGGAATCAGTTTTTTGCAAAGAATACAAAACGTCTGGTTGAGCTGGCGCATTCGTATGGTGCGTTCTATCTTCAGCACTCCTGCGGGGCAGTACGTTCAATTATTGGAAATCTGATCGACTGTAATGTGGATGGCCTTGATCCGATCCAGAAGGTATCCGGTATGGAACCGGAAGGGCTGAAGGCTGATTTCGGGGACCGGCTCTGTTTTCACGGCGGAATTGATACGCAGGACCTGCTGCCGCACGGCACTCCCGAAGCGGTGAAAGCGGAGGCGGAATATTTCATTGAAACGCTGAACCGTGACGGCGGTTATCTTCTCGGTCCCAGCCAGGATTTTGAGGGGGACGTGCCGCTGGAAAATATTCTGGCACTGTACGATGCCCGCGGTCTGTAA